In the genome of Solidesulfovibrio sp., one region contains:
- a CDS encoding transporter, which produces MTIALLGIFLFTSSQVFANNARDYIPLEPNTFFLALYYNHSFGNEYYVNGSKKSNSANFIGNVSVLRPVYFTQLGPFTIDPQILLPFGEVTLPNQQSSGIGDATFASTIWFVNNKESKVLFAWTPFVTAPTGQYDRESGINLGANRWATKQEICFAKGFGDRTWLELSGYAQFFSDNDNALNTEGHRATSSRDPLFGGDAHLSYNFTPEFFGSLDYIFTGGGRTIVGGKEQNDWQATHNVGVSGAYMVTPHMQVMTAFSTDAAVANGVRTSTVMVRLGFIF; this is translated from the coding sequence ATGACGATCGCGCTGCTGGGAATTTTTCTTTTTACTTCCAGCCAGGTCTTCGCCAACAACGCGCGCGATTATATTCCGCTTGAGCCGAACACCTTTTTCCTCGCTCTGTACTACAACCACAGCTTTGGCAATGAATATTACGTCAATGGCTCAAAAAAGAGCAATTCCGCGAACTTCATAGGCAATGTCAGCGTGCTGCGCCCCGTGTATTTCACCCAGCTCGGGCCGTTCACCATTGACCCGCAAATCCTGCTCCCCTTCGGCGAGGTCACCCTCCCCAACCAGCAGTCATCCGGCATCGGCGATGCCACCTTCGCTTCCACGATCTGGTTCGTCAACAACAAGGAAAGCAAGGTCCTCTTCGCCTGGACGCCGTTCGTGACCGCCCCCACGGGGCAGTATGACCGGGAAAGCGGCATCAACCTCGGAGCCAATCGCTGGGCCACCAAGCAGGAAATCTGCTTCGCCAAGGGGTTCGGCGACCGGACCTGGCTGGAACTGTCGGGATATGCGCAATTTTTTTCCGACAATGACAACGCCCTCAACACCGAAGGGCATCGGGCCACCTCGTCGCGCGATCCGCTTTTCGGGGGTGACGCGCACTTGAGCTACAACTTCACCCCGGAGTTCTTCGGTTCCCTGGACTACATCTTCACGGGCGGCGGCCGCACCATCGTGGGCGGCAAAGAACAAAACGACTGGCAAGCCACCCACAACGTCGGCGTGTCGGGTGCCTACATGGTGACGCCCCACATGCAGGTCATGACCGCCTTCAGCACCGACGCCGCCGTGGCCAACGGCGTTCGCACCAGCACCGTCATGGTTCGCCTGGGATTCATCTTCTAG
- a CDS encoding NAD(P)-dependent alcohol dehydrogenase, which translates to MDIKAAVVREKGGKFLIEDMQLEDPRPNEVLVRVVACGVCHTDLGVRDQYYPTPLPCVLGHEGSGIVEKVGADVTSVKPGDPVVMSFLSCYACNTCKSGLPGYCNGMYLHNFSGGRPDGSSPLSQNGERINGCFFSQSTFATHALANEGNIVKVPADIPLELLGPLGCGVQTGAGTVINALRPKAGSSIVVFGVGTVGISAIMAALVCGCTKIIAVDINNERLELAKTFGATHGINGKETDPVKAVQEITGGGADYSVEAIGNPHVLRQAVDCLSTTGFGALVGMTPLGTEVKLDMNGILFGRGLRGVIEGEAVPQIFIPQMIELYKQGRFPIDRLVTYYDFKDINQAIEDLEKGKILKGVLKM; encoded by the coding sequence ATGGACATTAAGGCTGCTGTGGTCCGGGAAAAAGGCGGAAAATTCCTGATCGAGGACATGCAACTCGAAGATCCCAGGCCCAACGAAGTCCTTGTCCGCGTGGTCGCCTGCGGCGTGTGCCATACGGACCTTGGCGTGCGCGACCAGTATTACCCGACGCCGCTTCCCTGCGTGCTCGGCCATGAAGGCTCCGGCATCGTGGAGAAGGTCGGGGCGGACGTCACCTCCGTCAAGCCCGGCGACCCTGTCGTGATGAGCTTTCTGTCCTGCTACGCCTGCAACACCTGCAAAAGCGGCCTGCCGGGCTATTGCAACGGCATGTATCTCCACAACTTCAGCGGCGGCCGCCCCGATGGCTCCTCGCCCCTGAGCCAGAACGGCGAGCGGATCAACGGCTGCTTTTTCAGCCAGTCCACCTTCGCCACCCACGCCCTGGCCAACGAGGGCAACATCGTGAAGGTGCCCGCCGACATCCCCCTGGAACTGCTCGGCCCCCTGGGCTGCGGCGTGCAGACCGGCGCCGGCACCGTCATCAACGCCCTGCGCCCCAAGGCCGGCTCCTCCATCGTCGTGTTCGGCGTGGGCACCGTGGGCATAAGCGCCATCATGGCCGCCCTGGTCTGCGGCTGCACCAAGATCATCGCCGTGGACATCAACAACGAGCGCCTGGAACTGGCCAAGACCTTCGGCGCGACCCACGGCATCAACGGCAAGGAAACCGATCCGGTCAAGGCCGTCCAGGAGATTACCGGCGGCGGCGCGGACTACTCCGTCGAGGCCATCGGCAATCCCCACGTGCTGCGCCAGGCCGTGGACTGCCTCTCCACCACGGGCTTTGGCGCCCTGGTCGGCATGACGCCCCTGGGCACCGAAGTGAAGCTCGACATGAACGGCATTCTTTTTGGCCGGGGCCTGCGCGGCGTCATCGAGGGCGAGGCCGTGCCGCAGATTTTCATCCCGCAGATGATCGAACTCTACAAGCAGGGCCGTTTCCCCATCGACAGGCTGGTCACCTACTACGACTTCAAGGACATCAACCAGGCCATTGAAGACCTGGAAAAGGGCAAGATCCTCAAGGGCGTCTTGAAGATGTAG
- a CDS encoding sigma 54-interacting transcriptional regulator: MRDSNEPPNDPKRQPVVIEQAWDKLVAVQYIDKSLLRQEIALSWQRCLSSKVNPHTSKNENVEKDYLDLENKRHLLEAALPHMQQLYAFVKGKDFIVMLAAADGTLLSVFGDKKMYSAGESLNVVAGASCLESVLGTTSPGICLARKVPLQVFRQEHYCQLYHTWCCSAVPLFDIQGELIGTLDLSNRDKKQHPTSLLDLVKMTAGSIQAEYNYRILHNDFKKSYYYFNMVVNNLPEALIFFDRDDKISHLNRNATKLLGTSAKQLVGKQAKSIFSNYEGIKQELSTGRHWKELQFKTRSGPVGIEAYLKPLTNEYMEPLGIVCTLKEDKKQKPMHHNTARYTFDDFVHASAHMDTLISNAKRIAAMDGSVLIQGESGTGKEILAQAIHNASIRRDAPFIAVNCAALPPELIQSELFGYEEGTFTGAKRGGKAGKFELGNEGTIFLDEIGDMPLNAQANLLRVLQEKSIVRVGAAHSIHLDIRVVAATNKTLSKEIEAGSFRLDLFYRLAVMNLFIPPLREHKKDLWPLVEHLIRKHQTTQQDIAFSSQVKSIMETYDWPGNVRELENVIVNFLTKMTNQTVTPNDLPEYFDITSNHAEDITLLKDTEFSMISTALTKCNNNVSKAAKLLGISRATIYRKLKNY; this comes from the coding sequence ATGCGCGACTCAAACGAGCCCCCAAATGATCCGAAGCGGCAGCCTGTCGTCATCGAGCAGGCGTGGGACAAACTCGTTGCCGTGCAATACATCGACAAATCGCTGCTGCGTCAGGAGATCGCACTGTCCTGGCAACGTTGCCTTTCGAGCAAGGTCAATCCCCACACAAGTAAGAATGAGAACGTAGAAAAAGACTATCTCGATTTGGAAAACAAGCGGCATTTGCTGGAAGCCGCCTTGCCCCACATGCAACAGCTCTATGCGTTTGTAAAAGGCAAAGACTTCATCGTCATGCTGGCTGCCGCCGATGGAACGCTGCTCAGCGTCTTTGGCGACAAGAAGATGTACAGTGCCGGCGAATCCCTCAATGTCGTAGCCGGAGCCAGTTGTCTGGAATCCGTCCTGGGGACCACGTCGCCCGGCATTTGCCTTGCCCGCAAGGTGCCTTTGCAGGTTTTCAGGCAGGAGCATTATTGTCAGCTCTACCATACCTGGTGCTGCTCGGCCGTACCCCTTTTCGATATTCAGGGCGAACTGATCGGGACCCTCGATCTATCCAACCGCGACAAGAAGCAGCACCCAACCTCCCTACTCGATCTGGTCAAAATGACCGCCGGTTCCATCCAAGCCGAGTACAATTACCGAATCCTCCATAACGACTTCAAGAAATCCTACTACTACTTCAACATGGTGGTAAATAACCTGCCAGAGGCCTTGATCTTCTTTGATCGGGACGACAAAATTTCCCATCTCAATAGGAATGCGACAAAATTACTGGGGACCTCGGCGAAACAGCTTGTCGGCAAACAAGCCAAATCTATATTTTCAAATTATGAGGGCATCAAGCAAGAACTGTCCACTGGTCGACACTGGAAGGAGCTTCAGTTCAAAACCAGATCCGGGCCGGTCGGCATCGAAGCCTATCTCAAACCGCTGACGAACGAATACATGGAGCCCCTCGGCATCGTTTGCACCCTGAAGGAAGACAAAAAACAGAAGCCGATGCACCACAATACCGCTCGGTATACGTTCGATGATTTCGTACATGCCAGTGCGCACATGGATACCTTGATCAGCAACGCCAAAAGAATCGCCGCAATGGACGGAAGCGTCCTCATCCAGGGCGAAAGTGGCACCGGAAAGGAAATCCTGGCTCAAGCCATCCACAATGCAAGCATCCGCCGTGATGCCCCCTTCATTGCCGTCAACTGCGCGGCCCTGCCTCCAGAACTCATCCAGAGTGAACTCTTCGGCTACGAAGAAGGCACGTTCACTGGCGCCAAACGTGGCGGCAAAGCCGGCAAATTTGAACTGGGCAACGAAGGCACCATCTTTCTTGATGAAATAGGCGACATGCCCCTCAACGCCCAGGCCAATCTTCTGCGTGTTTTGCAGGAGAAAAGCATTGTTCGTGTCGGCGCAGCGCACTCTATCCATCTCGACATCAGGGTCGTCGCCGCGACCAATAAAACGCTGTCCAAGGAGATCGAGGCGGGCAGCTTTAGACTCGATCTGTTCTACCGACTGGCCGTCATGAACCTCTTTATTCCACCCTTGCGGGAACACAAGAAAGACTTGTGGCCACTTGTTGAGCACCTTATCCGCAAGCACCAAACGACACAGCAAGACATCGCGTTCTCTTCTCAGGTTAAATCGATTATGGAGACCTATGACTGGCCAGGGAACGTCCGCGAGCTCGAGAACGTGATCGTCAATTTTCTCACAAAAATGACGAACCAGACCGTAACGCCGAACGACTTGCCGGAATATTTCGACATTACAAGCAATCATGCGGAAGATATAACTTTATTGAAAGACACTGAATTTAGCATGATTTCAACAGCACTCACGAAATGCAACAATAATGTTTCAAAAGCAGCAAAACTACTAGGCATCAGCAGAGCAACAATATATCGAAAGTTGAAAAATTACTAA